The following are encoded together in the Juglans microcarpa x Juglans regia isolate MS1-56 chromosome 2D, Jm3101_v1.0, whole genome shotgun sequence genome:
- the LOC121248348 gene encoding uncharacterized protein LOC121248348 isoform X1: MNLLYVYFQGQIAVSLSKRCNFFVHSPSDIRMWNFASNCIAGSVGLKNGCLNPTQAASECSDDEASSTVSREEGLECPICWESFNIVENVPYVLWCGHTLCKNCILGLQWAVVKFPTLPVQLPLFISCPWCNILSFRLIYGGNLKFPRKNYFLLWMVESMNGDRGKSHSCFSTDHQSVRPANGNLPNGQVGHGNLRRVQHTRHPEPSRSSHNHGRLNNYLSMEALHTSLQKSLVFFVHLTAKFPLVVIFLLIVLYAIPACATILALYILVTLLFALPSFFILYFAYPTLDWLVREIIT, encoded by the coding sequence ATGAATTTACTCTATGTTTACTTTCAGGGGCAGATTGCTGTTAGCCTTAGCAAgcgttgtaatttttttgttcattctcCCTCCGATATTAGAATGTGGAATTTTGCATCCAATTGCATAGCTGGAAGTGTTGGACTGAAAAATGGCTGTCTAAACCCCACCCAAGCTGCTTCTGAATGCTCTGATGATGAGGCTTCTTCAACTGTTAGCAGAGAGGAAGGTCTAGAGTGCCCAATATGCTGGGAATCATTCAACATTGTTGAAAATGTACCCTATGTGTTATGGTGCGGCCATACCCTTTGTAAAAATTGCATACTGGGACTACAATGGGCCGTTGTGAAATTTCCCACTCTACCAGTTCAGCTTCCACTTTTTATATCCTGCCCGTGGTGTAATATCTTATCCTTTCGTCTCATTTATGGGGGAAATCTCAAGTTTCCTCGCAAGAACTACTTTCTTCTCTGGATGGTTGAGAGCATGAATGGTGATAGAGGGAAGTCTCATTCGTGCTTCTCTACGGATCATCAATCAGTCCGGCCAGCAAATGGCAATTTACCAAATGGTCAAGTTGGCCATGGTAACCTTAGGAGGGTACAACATACTCGACATCCTGAGCCATCAAGATCGAGCCATAACCATGGCCGTCTCAATAATTACCTCAGTATGGAGGCTTTACACACTTCGCTTCAAAAGTCGCTGGTTTTCTTTGTTCATTTGACCGCCAAGTTCCCGTTGGTTGTTATATTTCTTCTGATTGTCTTATATGCAATACCTGCCTGTGCAACCATCTTGGCTCTGTACATACTTGTCACACTTCTGTTTGCTCTCCCCTCATTTTTCATACTGTACTTCGCATATCCTACTCTGGATTGGCTTGTGAGAGAAATCATCACATGA
- the LOC121248348 gene encoding uncharacterized protein LOC121248348 isoform X2 — protein MWNFASNCIAGSVGLKNGCLNPTQAASECSDDEASSTVSREEGLECPICWESFNIVENVPYVLWCGHTLCKNCILGLQWAVVKFPTLPVQLPLFISCPWCNILSFRLIYGGNLKFPRKNYFLLWMVESMNGDRGKSHSCFSTDHQSVRPANGNLPNGQVGHGNLRRVQHTRHPEPSRSSHNHGRLNNYLSMEALHTSLQKSLVFFVHLTAKFPLVVIFLLIVLYAIPACATILALYILVTLLFALPSFFILYFAYPTLDWLVREIIT, from the coding sequence ATGTGGAATTTTGCATCCAATTGCATAGCTGGAAGTGTTGGACTGAAAAATGGCTGTCTAAACCCCACCCAAGCTGCTTCTGAATGCTCTGATGATGAGGCTTCTTCAACTGTTAGCAGAGAGGAAGGTCTAGAGTGCCCAATATGCTGGGAATCATTCAACATTGTTGAAAATGTACCCTATGTGTTATGGTGCGGCCATACCCTTTGTAAAAATTGCATACTGGGACTACAATGGGCCGTTGTGAAATTTCCCACTCTACCAGTTCAGCTTCCACTTTTTATATCCTGCCCGTGGTGTAATATCTTATCCTTTCGTCTCATTTATGGGGGAAATCTCAAGTTTCCTCGCAAGAACTACTTTCTTCTCTGGATGGTTGAGAGCATGAATGGTGATAGAGGGAAGTCTCATTCGTGCTTCTCTACGGATCATCAATCAGTCCGGCCAGCAAATGGCAATTTACCAAATGGTCAAGTTGGCCATGGTAACCTTAGGAGGGTACAACATACTCGACATCCTGAGCCATCAAGATCGAGCCATAACCATGGCCGTCTCAATAATTACCTCAGTATGGAGGCTTTACACACTTCGCTTCAAAAGTCGCTGGTTTTCTTTGTTCATTTGACCGCCAAGTTCCCGTTGGTTGTTATATTTCTTCTGATTGTCTTATATGCAATACCTGCCTGTGCAACCATCTTGGCTCTGTACATACTTGTCACACTTCTGTTTGCTCTCCCCTCATTTTTCATACTGTACTTCGCATATCCTACTCTGGATTGGCTTGTGAGAGAAATCATCACATGA